In Juglans microcarpa x Juglans regia isolate MS1-56 chromosome 8D, Jm3101_v1.0, whole genome shotgun sequence, the following are encoded in one genomic region:
- the LOC121243479 gene encoding solute carrier family 25 member 44-like: MSLGAAEDDSASEIHIPSDIDWHMLDKSRFFFLGAALFSGVSAALYPIVVLKTRQQVSPIPISCLKMSFGIMRYEGLRGFYRGFGTSLMGTIPARALYMAALEVTKSNVGTVTVRLGFSDTSATAIANAAAGLSSAMAAQLVWTPIDVVSQRLMVQGCENSGKNIAPHINSSRYSNGIDAFRKILIADGPRGLYRGFGISILMYAPSNAVWWASYSVTQRFIWGGFGCYMGKKDKNECSFRPDSKATVAVQGLCAAMASGISAVITMPLDTIKTRLQVLDGEEKRPLTIVQTVRSLVKDAGFRACYRGLGPRWASMSMSATTMITTYEFLKRMSTKRQDSLPA, encoded by the coding sequence ATGAGCTTGGGCGCAGCCGAGGATGATTCGGCTTCAGAGATCCATATCCCATCTGATATAGATTGGCATATGCTCGACAAATCCAGGTTCTTCTTTCTCGGTGCCGCTTTGTTTTCGGGTGTATCGGCAGCTCTTTATCCCATCGTCGTTTTGAAGACCCGTCAACAGGTTTCTCCTATTCCAATTTCTTGTCTCAAAATGTCCTTTGGCATCATGCGCTACGAGGGTTTGAGGGGGTTTTATAGGGGTTTTGGTACATCTTTGATGGGTACGATCCCGGCTCGAGCGCTTTACATGGCGGCGCTTGAGGTCACCAAGAGTAATGTTGGGACTGTCACTGTGAGATTAGGTTTTTCAGACACTTCGGCCACGGCTATAGCTAACGCTGCTGCTGGCTTGAGCTCTGCCATGGCTGCCCAATTGGTTTGGACCCCTATTGATGTTGTGAGCCAAAGACTAATGGTTCAGGGTTGCGAAAATAGTGGCAAGAATATCGCTCCCCATATAAATTCTAGCAGGTACAGCAATGGGATTGATGCGTTTAGGAAGATTCTTATTGCAGATGGTCCAAGAGGATTGTATAGGGGATTTGGGATTTCCATATTAATGTATGCGCCATCGAATGCCGTTTGGTGGGCTTCTTACTCTGTTACACAGAGGTTTATTTGGGGCGGTTTTGGTTGCTACATGGGTAAAAAGGATAAGAATGAGTGCAGTTTTAGGCCAGATTCGAAAGCAACGGTGGCAGTGCAGGGATTGTGTGCTGCTATGGCGAGTGGAATTTCGGCTGTAATCACTATGCCACTCGACACGATTAAGACAAGATTGCAGGTTTTGGACGGAGAAGAAAAAAGGCCACTGACGATTGTGCAGACAGTTAGAAGCTTGGTGAAGGATGCTGGATTTAGGGCTTGTTATAGAGGGTTGGGTCCAAGGTGGGCTTCAATGTCCATGTCTGCCACAACCATGATTACCACCTATGAATTCTTGAAACGTATGTCTACCAAGCGGCAAGACAGCTTGCCTGCATGA